The nucleotide sequence CTTTGATCCGAGGAGTAGGTCGTGCATCTATTTATCCTGCTGATTGGCCTTCCAATATTCCATTGTTGAATCCTGCACAAGTTTTGCACAAACGGAATCCTGCACAAGTTGATAACAGACACTACAGACAAGACGATCCTGGAGTTttgggggctgtttggtttgtaactaactttgccaaagattgccacacctaaggttagttAAGTTTAACCAACTTAGATGAGTGTTTAGTTCAAgtcacatcttaggcaagccataCTTGGGCCTCACATgacatagacacaaaaagtgtggcaagattcccttaggcttgccaacttgtggctctcattttgatgaactaaccttaagcaagtttggcaaaaatgtatggcaaaatgtggcaatgctagtcctagaaccaaacagccctttAATCACGAGGGACCAAGTGGCCTCTGTGCGTCAATGTGATGGAGATATGCAGCACACAAGAAAAGCATGCGGCATTAGAAAGCAAATCGAGGCTTATTTGGCTTGTCAAGTGTAGCTTATTTTTGGACTCCGATCCATATTAGTTGTTGCTCAGATTGATATTCTAACACTAAAATACGTTTTAGATCGCATTTATTTTAATATAAAGTTGTACTAATTAATATAAAGTTGTATTAAAGTTCAAACGCTTATTTTAGGACGAAGAGAGTACCTATGTACCACCAGTGGCAAAATCCTACAAAAAATAGTAAAGCTCTCTTTTCCAATGAGCTACGTAGATCTACAGCCACGCCCTGTCAgtcacgtactccctccattccataacgTAGCGTATATAGATTTTctacaaagtcaaactttataaactttgaccaagtttataaagaaaactatttatatctataATACTAAAtgtatataatatgaaaatatgtcTTGTGATGTATCTAAGCACAtgtatttggtattctagatgtatatgattttctctacaaacttggtcaaagtttataaagtttgacttttagAAAAATCTATATGCGCTACATTGTGGAACGAGGGGAGTACTATCTTGTGCAGTATTAAAGCATCTCCAACAATCGCCCAACGCGCAACACGCTAAAAAGTACTTTGCAGTGCGTTCATCGTCTAAAAAAACGCGGCGGACAGCGTTGACTCTAGCAGCCGTGCTAAAATTTAGCGCGCACGCTCTCGCACGAACACTCTAGACTTGGTTGCATACATATTTTTTAGATAAAAACGATACATAATTCATCATAGATAAAACgatacatagatattttacatagttcatAGCATAGGTAGATAAAACTATGGTGCAACTACATAAAAACTACAGTGCAACTACATACTACGGTGCAACTAGATAAACTATGGTGCAACTACAACCTACTCtgagtcgtcctcatcatcatcatcatcctcgctggtgttgtccgaggtatcgagccaAATGTCATCCCAACGAGGACCATTATCCCCAAAGATCGTCTCCCCACCTGCTTCAACGATATCGCACTGTGATATCTCCAGtgccttccgccgacgcctgtccacccgctccgcgcggcgccttgccgtcctTTTCGCCCAGTCGGCGCACTCgttggcgacgtcctccgggtggcgccggcgccactgCGCCATGGCTCGTTCGTCCTCCTcagcgatgaggaggcggcgctgccgccgtTGGTGCTCCGCACAGTCCTGATCCGTGATAAGACGAGGCGGAGGGGCAACGGCCTGCACCTGCTCGTGTGTGTAGACGTCGCGGAAGTTCATCTGCGACGGAGGCCTCTCTGGGCGCCACGCCACCGCgttgtacgcgcgggcggccttgtGCGCGGTCCCGAAcatgccgaggccgagccggacgtcgccggaCCGGACCTCTGCGTAGTAGGTGCCGCCGTGGCGCTCGCGGACGCCGCGATAGCCAGACGGtccccggcggcgcggcggcatggtggcacggtggtggcggggcgAGGAAGCGGCGAGCAAGCGGCAGAGAAGCGGCAGAGGGAGCGGGGAGAGCGCGCGTAGCAATGTGGAGGCCGTGTGGTGAGCGTCGCAATTTATAGGCGCGCCGAAAGCAGCGCGCCAAATCTAGCGCGCGAGCTGTCGCCTTTTCCCCGCACGTGCAATCGTTTTTCGCGTGCGCTACTTTCCTGCCATCACTAGAGCGCGCGAAAACGCCCCGCGCGCGTTAAAGTGACAATTTACCCCGCGCGTCTTTTGGCGTCACTGCTGGAGATGCTTTTATGATAGATACTTCCTGTACTGGTCTCACTGTGAGTCTTTCATGTTCAAGTCGAAACACAAGTCTATTATCCTCTCAGGTCCTTCCTGTAGGTGTTCATGTATGCTTTCCCTGCAGCAGCAGCACGGCCGCGTAGAAATTTCCGTTTCCGTGAGCCAAGAGTTCCAAAATTCGAACTGTTAGAAGATTTCGATGTGTGAACATCAAGATCCCTGATTTAACTTGAGCCGAAAACGACGGCTTTCGGCAGTTGTCCTACTCACTCGCAACGACGGCTTTCAGCAGTTTAGGGTTTACAAGCTGATAACAGACACTACAGACAAGACGATCCTGGAGTTTTAATCACGAGGGACGAAGTGGCCTCTGTGCGTCACTGTGATGGAGATATGCAGCACACAAGAAAAGCATGCGGCATTGGAAAGCAAATCGAGGCTTATTTGGCTCGTCAACTGTAGCTTACTTTTGGACTCCGATCCAGTTGTTGCTCAGATTGATGTATCTAACATTAAAATACATTTTAGATCACATTTattttagtataaagttgtactaattagtagtactccctccgttttcaaatataagtctttttagagattccaacaagtgactacatacggagcaaaatgagtgaatctacactttaaaatatgtctacatacatctgtatgttgtagtccatttgaaatgtctaaaaagacttatatttaggaacggagggagtataaagttGTATTAAAGTTGAAACGcttattttaggacggagagaGTACCTACGTGGATCTACAGCCGCGGCGTCAGTCACGTACTATCTTGTGCAATATTACGATAGATACTTCCTGTCCTGGTCTCACTGTGAGTCCTCCATGTTCAAGCCGAAACACAAGTCTATTATCCTCTCAGGTCCTTCCTGTACGTGTTCATGTATGCTTTCCCTGCAGCAGCAGCACGACCGCGTAGAAATTTCCGTTTCCGTGCTCACTTACAAAATCCAAACTGTTAGAAGATTTTGATGTGTGAACATCAAGATCCCTGATTTAACTTGAGCCAAAAACGCGGCTTTCAGCAATTGTCCTACTCTCTCACAACGATAGCCTTAAGGGCCCGTCATATCCATACGCTATCAGAAAGGGCAATTAAACAGCACGAGATCACATGGCACAGCGATGAAACTTCGGTCCACCATACCGGCGGAGAACTAGTTCGCGAACACACCCAAACTGTCTACCCAGCACGCATCAGTAGGTACGGTACCTTGACTAAGGGAGAAGCTTTATACAAGTCCAGATGAACTCTAGTAGCCCCATGGAGTACTCAGAGCACCCATGGACTACTCTACTTGCAGAGGTCCAGAACGAGGGTCGAGATTTTTAGGTTTTTGTGGCATCCTTTCAATCTGATTCTCCAAGTGTTTTGATGGCGTCTTCTATTGCAGGTACTGATTTGCTGAATGTCTCCCACTGCTCGACCGTCATACTCATCCCTGCATTTAAGCAGCACGTCAGCATAAGAAATGGACTGTGTACGCGGACGAAAAATAACATAACACAAAGCAGCAGCAGCTACAAACACCCAAATTATTCAGCACTTCCATGTGAATGCCAATCAAGAAAGAGGATGACGTAATACACATGGGACATATCAAACTCCAATATGAATGTATATAGTTCAATGCAAGACATAAATTAAGAACTGAAAGCAACAAAGGTATTAGTATCAACATGTTTGCAACAGGAGGATGTCTCATGTGAAACATTCACCAGGATCTAACCCCTTCAGTAAACATACAGCAAGGGATGTAATAGACTCGCAATTGCTTATTCTTGAGTGCCACATGAATAAGATTGAAATGCTAAATAAAATTCACCAACCGCTTCAGACTGTGGACAGTATAGAAGGAACTCCAAGAGCAACATGACAAAGGAAACCATTATCAACTGGTTTGTAAACCTAAGGAGTAAACTACATGAATACAACAGCTAGTATGCTGTGCTGAATTCAAGTGTTCATTCCACGAAACAAAATTTGGCTAACCATTTTAATAGAGTTAAATCAGCACAGATACATGAACCTACTCTTGCGTAAGATCTAATCACTAAATCTACTCAAATATTGGACAAGCTAGTTATCCTCTATGAGAGCATCATTTCTTGGTCAGCGACTATTTTACAAGAACAACTACTGCAACAGCTTCAAACTAAAGTACATATAGACTTCCATAAAGCATGAAAGCTGAACTTAATACAGATGTCATAGACAGAACTACTGATCTGAATTGCTAGATAGAGAATAACCAGCGTCGGAGGCTAATGAGCACCCATATCACCATATCAGTTGCTCTGCAGCAGCAATAGAAAAAGAGAAGGCACACTAATCATAGCCAAGCAGTGACCAATGGACAAATTGCACAGTGCTACATAGTTTGATCAATACAGGATCTTTATGGCATAACTAATAGCCACAGGTAAAAATGACAACAGAGAAATTGGTTTCAATAAATACCCATATTCGCAAGTCCCGCACAATTTACACAGGGGGACTTTGTACAAGCTAAGTTTATGGCATAACTTGTAGCCACAGGTAAAATGACAACAGAGAATTGGTTTCAATAAATAATGGTATTCGCAAGTCCCACACAATTTACACGGTGGGACTTTGTACAAGGCTAATGGCCGCATTAAGTCGAAGGTACACTCCCCCTCAACGCTGGTATACTGTCCACCACTTGCAAGTGGAATGCATTAGGCTAATGAACAGATGAACATGGCAAACAAAATGACAATAAAGTGTTTCAGTTTTGACATAATCTGATAGTGTGGATTTCAGGCAACTGATGCACCCTTTCCTGCAAAGACTGAAACCTGAAACAAAACCCAACCAAATCGACATTGCTGCAAGGTCGCCGTAACTAGCAGGTTTGCCATAACTGTGAATATACCAAGACGAAAGGCCATTCGAACTGAGCAAAAACAAAATCAAATCTGGGATTCGAGCAGAAATCCAATCCTCGAGCTCAAGAAAAACTGTGAGATTTGCAGCACCTTTGGAGGTGGGCAGTTCCTTGCCGTCCTTGAAGTAGTACTCGCGGATCGACACCAGCGTTTTGCCCTTAAACTCCTGCAGCGTCACCCTCCTGCTCTTCGACAGCTGCAAACGCAAACAAATCGCACCGTAAACCCTAGCCCCGGCACTAAACCCTAGCAATGTTTAGGCGAGAACAGTTAAACTCACGCGGCAGAGGATGAGGTCTCCATTATCGTCGAACTCCTTCTTTCCTTCACCtcccttgtcctcctcctcctcctcctcttccccctccttctcctcatcctcttcctgcTCTTCCTCCTCCTGACGCTGCTGTTTCTTTTTCCCCTCCTTGCGGGAGCCGCCCTTCTGCTTCTCGTCTTCTTCTTCGGCGAGGGACTTGAGGTAGTCCTCCACGAGGCGTCGCACGAAGCGCTTGTGGAGGGGGAGGTCGAGGTCGATGCcgaggcggtcggcggcggcggtgcggactTTGTACTCCGTCAGGGACTCCACGTTGGAGCCCCGCAGGAtctccagcaccgccgcctccactTTATCCTGCGTCTTCTCGTCCATGTCCACGCCCGGAGAGGCCCCTCCGCTACGGGCCGATGATGTATCAGGCCGTGAATGTCAGATTCCGTTACTGGATTATTCTGCGCATACCGGGCCCCCGAAGCGAACTGGCGCTCACAGGAAAACTAGTGGGCCGACCCGTAGCGCACAGAATGGATACAACGCTCGCGCAAGAGAATGGATACCACTGCACCATTCGCCCACTAGTTATTGATTGCAGCGCGCACTACTTAAGAACTATCCCATCAACGCTATTTGAAAGAAAACAAGTTCACTAATATGGGAAAATGTTTCACCAATTAACCAGTCTAGCCGGTTGACTGTTGACTGTTTAGAAAACATGCGTAAGTTATTAGAaaaattaggaattaaaaaatcTTTCACAAAAAAAAAGTTCACTGGTTAAAAAAAGGTTGACGAATTTAAAAGAAAAAACTCACAAAAATAGAAAGAGTTCATTAATTTTCaataaaagttcatcgattttgaaaaaaagttcatcaaatctgaaaaaaaattcatcaaatttgaataTAGTTCATCATAATTCAAAAAGTTCATCATAATTGAAAAAAGCCCATCAaatctgaaaaaaagttcatcgattttgaaaaaaaattcatcgattttgaaaaaggttcagCGGATTTGACAAAAAATCTTcaaattagaaaaaagttcatcgaatttgtaaAGAGTACATCAAAATTCAAAAACAaagggaaaaggaaagaaaaaggaaaatgataaaacagaaaaaaaggaaagaataaAAGAAGGAAAACGTTGCTACTTGATTCGGTTTGGTGGCGGGTTGGTAAACGTTGCGTGTTAACATAAGGAAGGTCTGTAGTTTGATTCACCAGAAGCGCATTATTTTTGCGATTAAACAAATCAGAAAAAAAATTATACGGGCCGGCCTAGCTGGCGGGGAGGTGGTGTGCGCTGTAGGCGCCCGTTAACGATATGCACattaaccggcgcctgcagcgtcAAATAGGGTTTGCCCTATAAATCACCCAGCGGAAACACAGCCTCGCGTCCGTCGCTTTCTCTACACGCATCATGCCCATGGTCAccactactaattttttttaaCTAGCCCGTTGTTGCAATCTCTCTCATCACAACGACTCTGTTGTAGGATCTGGATCATACAAGTCACCTCTCGTGCTCCTGCCAAGCTCTCGTTGAGTCTGCCGCCTCCCCGCACTGCTTTGACTGCCCAACACCCGTCGAGTTGCCGCCTCACCGTGTTGCTCTGACTACCACCACCGGCGCTCGTTGCCAACTAGCATGCGTGCTAACGAGCTTCTCTGGCGAGCTGCACGTTGTTGCAAGGTGTGCAAGCAGTGAGACAGAGCTCCCCCGTTAAGCCATTGCCTCCTGATacattcattttgcatcatgcttttatatcaatatttattgcactatgggctgttattacacgttatgtcacaatacttatgtcttttctctcttattttacaaggtttacatgaagaggaagaatgccggcagctggaattctgggttggaaaaagagcaaatattagagacctattctgcacagctccaaaagtcctgaaacttcacggaggcacgttttggaattaataagaaatactggcaaaagaatccaccagagggggctcacaccctggccacgagggtgggggcgcgtcctaccccctgggcgtgccccctgcctcgtgggccccctggcaggcctccggtgcccatcttctgctatatgaagtcttttaccctcgaaaaaatcagaagcaagcttctgggaagaaactccgccgccacgaggcggaaccaatctaaggcTCCGACAGAGCTATTCTGCCGTGAAACTTCTCTCcaggaggaggaaatcatcgccatcgtcatcaccaacgatcctctcatccggACAggatcaatatccatcaacatcttcaccagcaccatctcctctaaaacccttgttcatctcttgtatccaatctttgtcccaaagcctcagattggtacctgtgggttgctagtagtgttgattactccttgtagtcgatgctaattggtttatttgatggaagatcatatgttcagatcctttatgcatattaatacccctctaattatgaacatgaatatgattttgtgagtagttacgtttgttcctgaggacatgggagaagtcttgctataagtagtcatgtgaatttggtattcgttcgatattttgatgagatgtatgttgtctttcctctagtggtgttatgtgaacgtcgactacatgacacttcaccattgtttgggcctagaggaaggcattgggaagtaataagtagatgatgggttgctagagtgacagaagcttaaaccctagtttatgagttgcttcgtaacactacaaaaaaaatacacttccgtgatgatacgtgtttgttacagtaggtcgctttttttgtcatgcatgtacatccatgacaaatttatgacagaatcaagatagtcatacctatgctgtcgtagaagtgttccatgacattaccaaaattatcatcacggaagtgtccacttccatgacgataaatcgcgcgtcacagaagtgctttcgtcaagggtgaccgacacgtggcatccaccgtaacggaacaccgttaagctatcgggtcgggttttggatccgataacccgttaacagccccgaccaatgggaaatttccatgtgtaaaattcttattggccggacgaaacacgtgtcagctcgtcagtgggtcagataggcgcctatgatatgtcgacacgtggcacggcccaccactggcccatttagcttacaaagtcggcccgtttgacttggtcaaaagttaacgggctggcccatgaaaagcctgttaacggtctcttcgcaaatagcccattttacggcccgttaactcacggcccgttaggccctaaaggaaatcggcccaacaacgtcatgtgggccgtcgaatataacaccagcccatttcactttcggcccatgtatggcccacgacgtctttcggcccatatgaggccttcgtatctttcggccctttacaggcccacggtgactctagcccataatgaacagtaattttctttatacccgttaacggcccgtgatttacatgggccgtttccagcccgtgttagctttcggcctattgacggcccatacgttcttgggctccttttcggccctcgattacttccggcccgttactggcctgttcccctaatgggccaaattcggcccatggcaagagtcggcccgttactggcctgttcccctaatgggccaaattcggcccatggcaagagtcggcccgttactggcctgttaccctaatgggccaaattcggcccatggcaagagtcggcccgtttctggcctgttaacccgttgcgccgtttccagcccgtcctatattctggcccattaacgacccgttatgcctgtgacagaattaagcctttgctgtcctacggcctgttaccgtgctgggccgataccaattacgcccgattatggcccatgtagacccatttatccgacggcccgaggcccaccgattacaggcccatttatcgacggcccgtaggagacccatggatcctacggcccgtatatggcccatggtagttgcggccactagcaaaccagggaaaaagaagactaggaaataaataaggccgaaactaacgctaggctattaaggcgattgcacagattacatccactcggcatcaaagatcgccaccagtgcaaatatagggaacaccctacactatacaaaaatggcttgctgttttcttcagcggtggctgcacgttaagaataaattttgtatcgcaccaaaacaaattacaactatataacaaaaggaaggttggcataaaacttaacagtctagcagataaatgcaccacgagaagttcagaagctcagttcatttgacctgactgttacgttttcatgttgtattgtccgatggagcaccataaccctcgccttcatttcccctaggctcctgaacaacatagcaaatgtttgatagtctggtttcaaaaccatgcatatcttgacgacattgagcaatgtttctccttgtttcataaagggtctctgttaggtaatggacttgtgtctggagcgcagatacaacattgctttgagcttgcatatcttgatcatgaggcagtttggacgatattgccttaacaaccaacccagtattacgtaggaacgtgcttttggcactgttagtggacagatactgacccactgcagcaagagctgacattgcggttatagttgcctcgccaccttcagaagatggcggttccaccattttttccatagctcgctgaaaagttgaggttttacattagtagtaccagaatagaagatattaaggaggcagcaaaagcaaacaaaaaagctttggtctatatacaaaacttattctggtgaacccatgtaaaatattagttgtattttattgcaaagtacataataaaaccaggtaccaaacatatgaccatgtaccatcgctaatgtattgtatatttcttcacattgtattgagggctaaggatgaagagacg is from Triticum aestivum cultivar Chinese Spring chromosome 3A, IWGSC CS RefSeq v2.1, whole genome shotgun sequence and encodes:
- the LOC123061783 gene encoding RNA polymerase II transcriptional coactivator KELP, with the translated sequence MDEKTQDKVEAAVLEILRGSNVESLTEYKVRTAAADRLGIDLDLPLHKRFVRRLVEDYLKSLAEEEDEKQKGGSRKEGKKKQQRQEEEEQEEDEEKEGEEEEEEEDKGGEGKKEFDDNGDLILCRLSKSRRVTLQEFKGKTLVSIREYYFKDGKELPTSKGMSMTVEQWETFSKSVPAIEDAIKTLGESD